A single genomic interval of Alistipes provencensis harbors:
- a CDS encoding dihydrofolate reductase family protein, translating into MRVTLSFATTADGYLDDNSPERLMISTPGDWKAVMRLRAAHDAILVGAETLRRDNPALLLRDPAVRELRRARGVRPDLAKVTVTRSGGLSPAMRFFTEGDADRYVFSQTEIPELEDIAEVISTDGSITTGYIVTELEKRGVESLLVEGGARILGMFLAEGMADEVRRAVNPQLTLGPERGGARFVFTPPPGAECRHEEVDGMEVTTCTLRPDTTAEDLGYLAQAVAAGRLCTPSATSYCVGAVVVLTDGRTFTGHTHETSPTHHAEQEAIRKALDAGADLRGAAIYSSMEPCSQRSSEPESCTQLILRHGFARVVFALYEPDRFVCCRGAQTLREAGVEVRVYPSLAGGVREANAHLQ; encoded by the coding sequence ATGCGAGTAACTCTTTCATTTGCCACGACGGCCGACGGTTATCTGGACGACAACAGTCCCGAACGGCTCATGATCTCGACTCCCGGGGACTGGAAGGCGGTGATGCGGCTGCGTGCCGCGCACGACGCCATCCTCGTCGGGGCCGAAACGCTGCGGCGCGACAATCCCGCCTTGTTGCTGCGCGATCCCGCCGTCCGCGAACTGCGGCGGGCACGGGGAGTGCGTCCCGATCTGGCGAAAGTCACCGTCACCCGTTCGGGTGGGCTCTCCCCGGCGATGCGGTTCTTCACCGAGGGAGATGCCGACCGTTATGTTTTCTCGCAAACGGAAATTCCCGAATTAGAGGATATTGCGGAGGTTATCTCAACCGACGGTTCAATAACGACCGGTTACATTGTCACCGAGTTGGAAAAGCGCGGCGTCGAAAGTTTGCTGGTCGAAGGGGGCGCACGGATACTCGGAATGTTCCTTGCCGAAGGGATGGCCGACGAGGTGCGCCGGGCGGTCAATCCGCAGTTGACGCTCGGGCCCGAAAGGGGAGGTGCGCGGTTCGTGTTCACACCTCCGCCGGGCGCCGAATGCCGGCACGAGGAGGTGGACGGCATGGAGGTCACGACCTGCACGCTCCGTCCCGACACCACGGCCGAAGACCTCGGCTATCTGGCGCAGGCGGTCGCCGCGGGACGGCTCTGCACGCCGAGCGCCACCTCGTATTGCGTGGGGGCGGTGGTCGTGCTGACGGACGGACGCACGTTCACGGGCCATACCCACGAGACTTCGCCCACGCACCACGCCGAGCAGGAGGCCATCCGCAAGGCGCTGGACGCCGGAGCCGACTTGCGCGGTGCGGCGATCTACTCCTCGATGGAGCCCTGTTCGCAGCGCAGCAGCGAACCCGAGAGCTGCACGCAGTTGATCCTGCGCCACGGCTTTGCCCGCGTGGTCTTTGCGTTGTACGAACCCGACCGTTTCGTCTGCTGCCGCGGGGCGCAGACCCTGCGCGAGGCGGGTGTCGAAGTGCGGGTGTATCCCTCGCTGGCGGGCGGGGTTCGTGAGGCCAATGCCCACCTGCAATGA